The following are from one region of the Halogeometricum sp. S3BR5-2 genome:
- the ftsZ gene encoding cell division protein FtsZ has product MQDIVREAMERDEAEKQEAAERSDDDEFGNPRIVIVGCGGAGNNTVNRLYNIGVDGAETVAINTDKQHLKMIEADTKILVGKSLTQGLGAGGDPSMGERATEMAQGTVKEVLGNADLVFVTAGMGGGTGTGAAPVVSKIAKEQGAIVVGMVSTPFNVERARTVKAEEGLEKLRNEADSIIVLDNNRLLDYVPNLPIGKAFSVMDQIIAETVKGISETITQPSLINLDYADMSTIMNQGGVAVMLVGETQDKNKTQEVVSDAMNHPLLDVDYRGASGGLVHITGGPDLTLKEAEGIADNITERLEASANVIWGARIQDEYKGKVRVMAIMTGVQSAQVLGPSTQKQADKSRQSIEGGSQFDASSNGRAQSQSQSQSQQGRSSVNGSWQSDGGRDQSERKNGLDVIR; this is encoded by the coding sequence ATGCAGGATATCGTCAGAGAGGCCATGGAGCGCGACGAGGCCGAAAAGCAGGAGGCCGCGGAGCGGTCGGACGACGACGAGTTCGGGAACCCCCGAATCGTCATCGTCGGCTGCGGCGGTGCCGGCAACAACACCGTCAACCGCCTCTACAACATCGGCGTCGACGGCGCCGAGACGGTGGCCATCAACACCGACAAACAGCACCTGAAGATGATCGAAGCCGACACGAAGATTCTGGTCGGCAAATCCCTCACGCAGGGACTCGGTGCTGGCGGCGACCCCTCGATGGGCGAACGCGCCACGGAGATGGCGCAGGGTACCGTCAAGGAAGTGCTCGGCAACGCGGACCTCGTGTTCGTCACGGCCGGCATGGGCGGCGGCACCGGCACCGGCGCCGCGCCCGTCGTCTCGAAGATAGCCAAAGAGCAGGGCGCTATCGTCGTCGGCATGGTCTCGACCCCGTTCAACGTCGAGCGCGCGCGGACGGTCAAAGCCGAGGAAGGGTTGGAGAAACTCCGCAACGAGGCGGACTCCATCATCGTCCTCGACAACAACCGCCTGCTCGACTACGTGCCCAACCTCCCCATCGGGAAGGCGTTCTCCGTGATGGACCAGATCATCGCGGAGACGGTCAAGGGCATCTCCGAGACCATCACCCAGCCGTCGCTCATCAACCTCGACTACGCCGACATGTCCACCATCATGAATCAGGGCGGCGTCGCGGTGATGCTCGTCGGCGAGACGCAGGACAAGAACAAGACCCAGGAGGTGGTGAGCGACGCGATGAACCACCCGCTTCTCGACGTGGACTACCGCGGCGCGTCCGGCGGACTCGTCCACATCACGGGCGGTCCCGACCTGACGCTGAAAGAGGCCGAGGGCATCGCCGACAACATCACCGAACGGCTCGAAGCCTCCGCGAACGTCATCTGGGGCGCTCGCATCCAGGACGAGTACAAGGGGAAAGTCCGCGTCATGGCCATCATGACGGGCGTCCAGTCCGCGCAGGTGCTCGGACCGTCGACGCAGAAACAGGCGGACAAGTCCCGACAGAGTATCGAAGGCGGTTCGCAGTTCGACGCGAGCAGCAACGGACGCGCGCAGTCTCAGTCCCAGTCGCAGTCTCAACAGGGTCGCTCTTCGGTCAACGGGTCGTGGCAGTCGGACGGCGGCCGCGACCAGTCGGAACGCAAGAACGGTCTCGACGTCATCCGCTAG
- a CDS encoding double zinc ribbon domain-containing protein has protein sequence MSKITFRADEELVERMEGLDTSKSEAMRDALRLYLDGAERSAEAETEAKTTGDAPPSDAESAVDDALRARVDELVRERVDAVLAERLAVGRTPSPGGAQDVNVNITVDGAAAETPANAPENASPDETPERKTPGANPSPDADARGKSCEKCGEALDAEDVYCANCGEKATHRVFCECGDEVRSDWAFCPGCGRRTSAADVLDRY, from the coding sequence ATGAGCAAGATAACGTTCCGCGCCGACGAGGAACTCGTCGAGCGCATGGAGGGTCTCGACACCTCCAAGAGCGAGGCGATGCGCGACGCGCTTCGTCTCTACCTCGACGGCGCGGAGCGTTCGGCGGAGGCGGAAACGGAGGCGAAGACGACGGGAGACGCCCCCCCGTCGGACGCCGAGTCCGCCGTCGACGACGCCCTCCGCGCTCGGGTCGACGAACTGGTCAGAGAGCGCGTCGACGCGGTGCTGGCCGAGCGACTCGCCGTCGGACGGACGCCCTCGCCCGGCGGGGCGCAGGACGTAAACGTCAACATCACCGTCGACGGTGCGGCCGCCGAGACGCCCGCAAACGCACCCGAGAACGCCTCTCCCGACGAGACGCCCGAACGTAAGACACCGGGGGCGAACCCGTCTCCCGACGCCGACGCGCGCGGGAAGTCCTGCGAGAAGTGCGGCGAGGCGCTGGACGCCGAGGACGTGTACTGCGCGAACTGCGGGGAGAAGGCGACGCACCGCGTTTTCTGCGAGTGCGGCGACGAGGTGCGCTCGGACTGGGCGTTCTGTCCCGGATGCGGTCGTCGGACGTCGGCGGCCGACGTACTCGACCGGTACTGA
- a CDS encoding AI-2E family transporter — translation MNEGDSSSSRSFLQVLLAVLGTLTVVLVVPFLQAVLLGGLMAYLVAPVNDRLSRRLGATAGAAATMLATTVVVLAPLLFVLAVAVDQAVALARGAELPDVAALESFLSERFGTSVPGAEMLVEPLGNAVEAGLRGLVGSVGGILGGVSTVLVGAVIFLFAFFVLLRDGDRFVAWIRAVTPLDAATTDELFARTDDLLWAAVVGNVVVAGLQAILTVVGFAVVGFDNVVFWGVATFLLSLLPVIGASIVWIPAVGYLLFVGNVPAAVGLFLYGSFVISGSDNVVRPMAMRRGARLNSGVLVLSIFGGVAVFGFLGIFVGPVVFGLTKTVIELLAEERADPRGS, via the coding sequence ATGAACGAAGGAGACAGCTCGTCATCACGTTCGTTCCTGCAGGTCCTGCTGGCGGTCCTCGGGACGCTCACCGTCGTCCTCGTGGTCCCGTTCCTCCAGGCCGTCCTCCTCGGGGGACTGATGGCGTATCTCGTCGCCCCCGTCAACGATAGGCTCTCGCGCCGACTGGGGGCCACCGCCGGCGCGGCCGCGACGATGCTCGCGACCACCGTCGTCGTCCTCGCGCCGCTTCTCTTCGTCCTCGCCGTCGCGGTCGATCAGGCGGTGGCGCTCGCGCGCGGCGCCGAACTGCCGGACGTGGCGGCTCTCGAATCGTTTCTCTCCGAGCGGTTCGGGACGAGCGTCCCCGGCGCCGAGATGCTCGTCGAACCGCTCGGAAACGCGGTCGAAGCCGGCCTCCGGGGACTCGTGGGGAGCGTCGGCGGCATCCTCGGCGGCGTCTCGACGGTCCTCGTGGGAGCGGTCATCTTCCTGTTCGCCTTCTTCGTCCTCCTGCGGGACGGCGACCGGTTCGTCGCCTGGATCCGAGCGGTCACCCCGCTCGACGCGGCGACGACGGACGAACTGTTCGCGCGCACGGACGACCTCCTCTGGGCCGCCGTGGTCGGCAACGTCGTCGTCGCCGGGTTGCAGGCGATACTGACCGTCGTCGGGTTCGCCGTCGTCGGGTTCGACAACGTCGTCTTCTGGGGCGTCGCCACGTTCCTCCTGTCGCTCCTGCCCGTCATCGGCGCCTCCATCGTCTGGATTCCGGCCGTGGGGTACCTGCTCTTCGTGGGGAACGTCCCGGCGGCGGTCGGTCTCTTCCTGTACGGCTCGTTCGTCATCAGCGGGTCCGACAACGTCGTCAGACCCATGGCCATGCGCCGCGGCGCGCGTCTCAACTCCGGCGTCCTCGTCCTCAGCATCTTCGGGGGCGTTGCCGTCTTCGGGTTCCTCGGCATCTTCGTCGGCCCCGTCGTCTTCGGGTTGACGAAGACTGTCATCGAACTCCTGGCCGAGGAACGGGCCGACCCTCGGGGCTCGTAG
- a CDS encoding ribbon-helix-helix domain-containing protein: MERVTLRIPKQQIEEVERMVETGEFPNRSEAIRSAVREMLNEQQVENRESSTKRSWAKV; encoded by the coding sequence ATGGAGCGTGTGACACTACGAATTCCGAAGCAGCAGATCGAAGAAGTCGAACGCATGGTCGAGACCGGGGAGTTCCCGAACCGGTCCGAGGCGATCCGATCCGCCGTGCGTGAGATGTTGAACGAACAACAGGTCGAGAACCGGGAATCGTCGACCAAGCGCAGCTGGGCCAAGGTGTAA